Proteins from a single region of Meles meles chromosome 10, mMelMel3.1 paternal haplotype, whole genome shotgun sequence:
- the MTERF1 gene encoding transcription termination factor 1, mitochondrial, translated as MQHPLSSRQISIPKVLGYLTIMPPRNLLCMRSNFLFGSRCWMIRFSAEILLKSVSFRLFSVKCGNADSESLENEKLLNNLLTMGVDVDMAKKRQPGVFNRTGTKEQELKMFLLSKGASKEVIASVISRYPRAITRTPESLSERWDLWRKIMTSDLEIINILERSPESFFRSSNNLNLENNIKFFYSVGLTHKCLSRLLTNAPRTFSNSLDLNKQMIEFLQEVSLSLGYNKPKDFVRKIILKNPFILIQSTKRVKTNIEFLQSTFSLNNEKLLVLLCGPGAKILDLSNDYVNRNYTNIKEKLFFLGCTEEEIHKFILRYPDVIFLGEKKFNDKLDCLIEEKLSISQIIENPRILDSSINTLKSRIKELVNAGYNLSTSNIALLSWSQKRYKAKLKKLNIE; from the exons ATGCAACATCCTCTCTCTTCAAGACAAATTAG CATTCCAAAAGTTTTGGGATACCTGACCATTATGCCACCAAGAAACTTATTGTGTATGAGAAGTAACTTTCTATTTGGTTCAAGATGTTGGATGATCCGATTTTCAGCAGAAATCCTCcttaaatcagtttcatttagGCTTTTTAGTGTGAAGTGTGGTAATGCAGACAGCGAGTCTTTGGAGAATGAAAAATTACTGAATAACTTACTTACAATGGGAGTAGATGTTGACATGGCGAAAAAACGACAGCCTGGAGTTTTTAATAGGACGGGAACTAAAGAGCAGGAGCTGAAGATGTTCCTTCTGTCCAAAGGAGCTAGCAAAGAAGTGATTGCTAGCGTTATATCAAGATATCCACGAGCCATAACACGCACACCTGAAAGTCTTTCAGAACGGTGGGATCTGTGGAGAAAAATTATGACATCAGACcttgaaattataaatattttggaaCGTTCTCCTGAATCTTTTTTTCGGTCTAGTAATAACCTAAACTTAGAGAATAATATAAAGTTCTTCTATTCAGTTGGATTGACCCATAAATGCCTTTCTCGATTATTGACCAATGCCCCACGTACCTTCTCCAACAGTCTAGATCTGAATAAACAGATGATTGAATTTTTGCAAGAAGTCTCTTTGTCTTTGGGTTACAATAAGCCCAAAGATTTTGTTaggaagataattttaaaaaaccctttcaTCTTAATTCAGAGTACCAAACGGGTAAAAACTAACATTGAGTTTTTACAGTCAACTTTCAGCTTGAACAATGAGAAGCTGCTTGTTCTGCTCTGTGGTCCAGGAGCTAAAATTCTAGACCTTTCCAATGACTATGTCAACAGAAACTACACAAATATCAAAGAGAAGCTGTTTTTTCTTGGGTGTACTGAAGAAGAGATACACAAGTTTATCTTACGCTATCCAGATGTGATCTTCTTGGGAGAGAAAAAATTCAATGATAAATTAGACTGTCTCATAGAAGAAAAACTCAGCATATCACAAATAATTGAAAATCCTCGGATTTTGGATTCAAgcataaatactttaaaaagtcgAATCAAAGAATTGGTAAATGCTGGCTATAACTTAAGTACATCAAACATTGCTCTATTATCTTGGAGTCAAAAAAGATATAAAGCTAAATTGAAAAAGTTAAACATTGAATAG